In Rariglobus hedericola, the following proteins share a genomic window:
- a CDS encoding flavin reductase family protein has product MFLDFTKLDPREAYGWMADSITPRPIAWVSTISPEGRTNLAPFSFFNGITGNPPTLMFSAVNLRDGTKKDTVRNIEATGQFVVNLVSHALAEKMNACAALLPYGESEFDAFGIAQAVSERVKPPRVAEAPVSFECTLHTILPIGEGAGAANVVFGRIVAAHVTDGVLGVDGEIDPALLDTVGRLGGDNYATTRDRFDLRRPDRPVKF; this is encoded by the coding sequence ATGTTTCTCGATTTCACGAAGCTGGACCCGCGCGAAGCGTATGGCTGGATGGCCGACAGTATCACGCCGCGCCCCATCGCATGGGTGTCGACCATCTCGCCGGAAGGACGCACCAACCTCGCGCCGTTTTCGTTTTTCAATGGCATCACGGGCAACCCGCCCACGCTGATGTTTTCGGCGGTCAATCTACGCGATGGCACGAAGAAGGACACGGTGCGCAACATCGAGGCGACCGGTCAGTTCGTGGTGAATCTGGTGTCGCACGCGCTCGCTGAAAAAATGAACGCCTGCGCCGCGCTGCTGCCGTATGGCGAGAGCGAGTTCGATGCGTTCGGCATCGCGCAAGCTGTGTCGGAACGCGTGAAGCCACCGCGGGTGGCGGAGGCTCCGGTGTCGTTTGAGTGCACGCTCCACACGATCCTGCCGATCGGTGAAGGCGCGGGGGCGGCGAACGTGGTGTTTGGCCGCATCGTTGCGGCGCACGTGACGGATGGCGTGTTGGGCGTGGATGGCGAAATTGATCCGGCGTTGCTCGATACCGTGGGGCGTCTCGGTGGCGACAACTACGCGACCACGCGCGACCGCTTCGATCTGCGCCGTCCGGACCGACCGGTAAAATTCTAA
- a CDS encoding amidohydrolase family protein: MIIDCDIHVYPNSRCPLAPFIPAAFREAVAMRQDSSPGHGYANPFGVDRRDVVSETPADVVRLHLDPLGITYGVLQPQPGMSVSLIHSIDVANALARAANDWLIETYLRHDPRFLGSICVNMADPAGAAAEIRRLGAHPQMVQVLTCGEGLHLFGHRAYDPVYEACCEMGLVFAVHPGFEGSLRSSTPVGRPSSYFEWHNSLPLTYQAHVGSLVAEGTFEKFPGLKTIFVEGGVSWLAPLLWRMDKNFKALRSTVPWLREAPSEYVLRHCRLSTQPVEEPENPAHLVQLYEMVKAEKTLCFSTDFPHWDFDDPQRAFPSALPPLMKQRILYDNAAELYGLPVRVNAEGVS; the protein is encoded by the coding sequence ATGATCATCGACTGCGATATTCACGTTTACCCCAACAGCCGGTGTCCGCTCGCACCGTTTATTCCCGCGGCTTTTCGCGAGGCCGTGGCCATGCGGCAAGACAGCAGTCCCGGTCATGGTTATGCCAATCCCTTTGGCGTGGACCGGCGGGATGTGGTGTCCGAGACGCCGGCGGATGTGGTGCGGCTTCACCTCGATCCGCTCGGGATCACCTACGGTGTGCTCCAACCGCAACCGGGTATGAGCGTGTCGCTGATTCACTCGATCGATGTGGCCAACGCCCTGGCGCGCGCGGCGAACGACTGGCTCATCGAAACCTATCTGAGGCATGATCCGCGTTTCCTCGGATCGATCTGTGTGAACATGGCGGATCCGGCGGGTGCCGCGGCGGAAATCCGTCGCTTGGGAGCGCATCCGCAGATGGTGCAAGTGCTGACGTGCGGGGAGGGCCTGCATCTCTTCGGGCATCGTGCTTACGATCCGGTTTACGAAGCTTGCTGCGAGATGGGACTGGTGTTTGCGGTTCATCCCGGGTTCGAAGGCTCGTTGCGTTCGAGCACGCCGGTCGGGCGTCCTTCGAGTTATTTTGAGTGGCACAATTCACTCCCGCTGACCTATCAGGCGCACGTCGGTAGTCTCGTTGCCGAGGGAACGTTTGAGAAATTCCCCGGGCTCAAAACGATTTTTGTCGAAGGCGGCGTGAGCTGGCTGGCGCCGTTGTTGTGGCGCATGGATAAAAACTTCAAGGCGCTGCGCAGCACGGTTCCCTGGTTGCGCGAGGCTCCATCGGAGTATGTGCTGAGGCATTGCCGGCTGAGCACACAACCGGTCGAAGAACCGGAAAATCCCGCGCACTTGGTGCAGCTTTACGAGATGGTGAAGGCGGAAAAGACGCTGTGTTTTTCGACGGATTTTCCGCACTGGGATTTCGATGATCCCCAGCGCGCGTTCCCCTCAGCGTTGCCTCCGCTGATGAAGCAACGCATTCTCTACGACAATGCGGCCGAGCTCTACGGCCTGCCCGTGCGGGTTAACGCGGAGGGTGTGTCGTGA
- a CDS encoding S24/S26 family peptidase, producing the protein MPDRPPFLNLPSSALSIALVLAAWMTGGCSTGTTASQTSETNFVVSVPHIERMDVSICKGDNTAINRLLSGRAESFAKKIDHGSVWYGEGLSMEPLLEPGSWIVTRPHPYTKLRPGMVVLYTTTAGRQVVHALVRRTSEGWVAVGVNNDETDLEFVTSTNFAGVIAGVFTPARPQP; encoded by the coding sequence ATGCCCGACCGACCGCCATTTTTAAACCTCCCGTCCTCGGCGTTGAGCATCGCGCTGGTGTTGGCGGCATGGATGACCGGCGGCTGCTCGACCGGCACGACCGCCTCGCAGACTTCCGAAACGAACTTCGTCGTGAGCGTTCCCCACATCGAGCGCATGGATGTGAGCATCTGCAAAGGCGACAACACGGCCATCAACCGCCTGCTCTCTGGACGCGCCGAATCGTTCGCAAAAAAAATCGACCATGGCAGCGTCTGGTATGGCGAAGGCCTTTCGATGGAACCGTTGCTCGAGCCCGGCTCATGGATCGTCACCCGCCCCCACCCTTACACGAAACTCCGGCCCGGCATGGTCGTGCTCTACACCACCACTGCGGGGCGTCAGGTCGTGCACGCCCTCGTCCGCCGCACTTCCGAAGGTTGGGTGGCCGTCGGTGTGAACAACGATGAAACGGACCTCGAATTCGTCACCTCGACGAACTTCGCCGGAGTGATCGCCGGCGTCTTCACCCCCGCCCGTCCGCAACCGTAA
- a CDS encoding Rieske (2Fe-2S) protein, with amino-acid sequence MNRGSRPCEAGTAAPLKSIDKAFALAGDPQGAVPKKRTREVVAGRADEVPEGARKIVQIGHLSIGIFHLKDGYHAVRNYCPHQGAELCKGSLHGTHRPGAVSEFLPDFSGRVLRCPWHGWEFDLVTGKGLYDAKSRVMTYEVRVNETGDLILVV; translated from the coding sequence GTGAACCGCGGTTCCCGCCCATGTGAAGCCGGCACGGCGGCACCGCTGAAATCCATTGATAAGGCGTTTGCGCTGGCGGGTGATCCCCAGGGTGCCGTTCCGAAAAAACGCACGCGCGAAGTCGTCGCGGGTCGGGCCGACGAGGTGCCGGAGGGCGCGCGAAAGATTGTGCAGATCGGACATCTTTCCATCGGCATCTTTCACCTGAAGGACGGCTATCACGCCGTGCGAAACTATTGTCCGCACCAAGGCGCCGAGTTGTGCAAAGGCAGTTTGCACGGGACGCACCGCCCGGGTGCGGTGTCGGAATTCCTACCTGATTTTTCCGGCCGCGTGTTGCGTTGTCCGTGGCATGGCTGGGAGTTTGACCTCGTGACCGGCAAGGGCCTCTACGACGCGAAAAGCCGCGTGATGACCTACGAAGTCCGCGTGAATGAAACGGGGGACCTGATCTTGGTGGTGTGA
- a CDS encoding alpha-galactosidase produces the protein MAIHFIEAQSLFILQAGASTYAIKVTEHGFPINLYWGPALAASALGLDNVRLRDRAFSPTLAGANQGVSLDTLPLEFPTFGNSDFREPALDVYQPQTGSRILSLRYDSHRIEAGKPALAGLPSTFVETPADADTLTLVLIDALLGLRVELLYTVFANHPVITRSVRIVNAGTAPLEVRRALSASIDFDSSFANHRFIQLSGAWARERDTHISALRPGVQSVESRRGTSSHQQSPFIALAELGANEEHGSVYGFNLVYSGNFLAQVELDPFSTARTQIGINPFDFAWQLGAGDTFQTPEAVLVFSPEGLGGMSRALHRFYRSHLLPVAWRDKPRPILVNNWEATYFDFNATKLEAIATAGAELGVELFVLDDGWFGKRDDDRTSLGDWVVDRKKLPGGLNDLARRIKAKGVEFGLWFEPEMVSVDSDLYRAHPDWCIHVPQRPRTEGRQQLILDFSRAEVREEIYQRIAQILRDTPITYVKWDMNRHMTETGSAALPAGRQQETAHRYVLGLYEIMERFTREFPHILFEGCSGGGGRFDPGILAYMPQIWTSDNSDAITRLRIQYGTSLVYPFSTMAAHVSAVPNHQVGRNTPFRTRGDIAFTGAFGYELDLAALPADEKAEVKRQTAFYKQIRPLLLTGDLYRLKNPFESQEAAWMIVAADASQALVTHVSVLSEPNAPHRYLKLRGLDPKKNYRVRLDEIETVMAGDVLLHSGLHVPGASADFISHQWHLIAV, from the coding sequence ATGGCGATCCATTTTATCGAGGCCCAGTCTCTTTTCATCCTCCAAGCCGGTGCCTCCACCTACGCGATCAAGGTGACGGAGCACGGCTTCCCGATTAATCTCTACTGGGGACCCGCTCTAGCGGCCTCTGCCTTAGGATTGGATAATGTCCGTCTGCGCGACCGCGCCTTCAGCCCCACACTCGCCGGCGCCAACCAAGGCGTGAGCCTCGATACGCTGCCACTGGAATTCCCCACGTTCGGCAATTCCGACTTTCGCGAGCCCGCGCTGGATGTTTATCAGCCGCAGACCGGTTCACGCATTCTCTCGTTGCGCTACGACTCGCATCGTATCGAAGCGGGCAAACCCGCCCTCGCCGGCCTGCCCTCCACCTTTGTGGAAACACCCGCCGATGCCGACACGCTCACGCTTGTCCTCATCGACGCCCTGCTCGGGCTTCGCGTGGAGTTGCTCTACACAGTCTTCGCAAACCATCCCGTCATCACGCGCTCGGTGCGCATCGTGAACGCCGGCACCGCCCCGCTCGAAGTGCGCCGCGCTTTGTCGGCCTCGATTGATTTCGACAGCTCTTTCGCGAATCACCGCTTCATCCAGCTCTCCGGCGCCTGGGCGCGCGAACGCGACACGCATATCTCCGCACTTCGTCCCGGTGTTCAGTCGGTCGAAAGCCGCCGCGGCACCAGCAGCCACCAGCAAAGCCCGTTCATCGCCCTCGCCGAACTCGGCGCCAACGAAGAGCACGGCTCCGTTTACGGCTTCAACCTCGTTTACAGCGGCAACTTTCTCGCGCAGGTCGAGCTCGACCCGTTCTCCACCGCCCGCACTCAGATCGGCATCAACCCGTTCGACTTCGCGTGGCAGCTCGGGGCCGGCGACACGTTCCAGACGCCCGAAGCGGTGCTCGTGTTTTCGCCCGAAGGCCTCGGCGGCATGTCGCGCGCTCTGCACCGGTTTTACCGCAGCCACCTGCTGCCGGTCGCCTGGCGCGACAAGCCCCGCCCGATTCTCGTCAACAACTGGGAGGCGACTTACTTCGACTTCAATGCCACCAAGCTCGAGGCCATCGCCACCGCCGGCGCGGAGCTCGGCGTGGAGTTGTTCGTCCTCGACGACGGCTGGTTCGGCAAACGCGACGACGACCGCACCTCGCTCGGCGACTGGGTCGTTGACCGCAAAAAACTTCCCGGCGGCCTCAACGACCTCGCCCGACGCATCAAGGCCAAGGGCGTGGAATTCGGCCTCTGGTTCGAACCCGAGATGGTCTCGGTCGACAGCGACCTTTACCGCGCGCATCCCGACTGGTGCATCCATGTGCCGCAGCGTCCCCGCACCGAAGGCCGCCAGCAGTTGATCCTCGATTTTTCCCGCGCCGAGGTGCGCGAAGAAATTTATCAACGCATCGCGCAAATCCTCCGCGACACGCCCATCACCTACGTGAAGTGGGACATGAACCGCCACATGACCGAGACCGGTTCGGCCGCGCTCCCCGCCGGACGCCAGCAGGAAACCGCCCATCGCTACGTGCTCGGCCTTTACGAGATCATGGAGCGCTTCACCCGCGAGTTCCCGCACATCCTGTTCGAGGGCTGCTCAGGCGGCGGCGGGCGCTTCGACCCCGGTATCCTCGCCTACATGCCGCAGATCTGGACGAGCGATAATTCCGACGCCATCACCCGCCTGCGCATCCAATACGGCACCAGCCTCGTATATCCTTTCAGCACCATGGCCGCGCACGTCTCCGCCGTTCCCAACCACCAGGTCGGTCGCAACACCCCGTTCCGCACGCGTGGTGACATCGCCTTCACCGGCGCGTTTGGCTATGAACTCGATCTCGCCGCCTTGCCCGCCGACGAAAAAGCCGAGGTCAAACGCCAGACGGCGTTCTATAAGCAGATTCGCCCCCTGCTTCTCACAGGTGATCTTTACCGCCTGAAGAACCCCTTCGAATCCCAGGAAGCCGCTTGGATGATCGTCGCCGCAGACGCGTCCCAAGCCCTCGTCACCCATGTCAGCGTGCTCTCCGAGCCCAACGCTCCGCACCGCTACCTCAAGCTCCGCGGTCTCGACCCGAAAAAGAACTACCGCGTCCGTCTCGACGAAATCGAAACCGTGATGGCCGGCGATGTGCTCCTTCACTCCGGCCTGCACGTTCCCGGCGCGTCCGCCGATTTCATCAGCCACCAGTGGCATCTCATCGCAGTTTGA
- a CDS encoding protein-disulfide reductase DsbD family protein — MLFRAPLFLLAFVFALIAPAAHGQVKASLAAADQSIQPGRAFTVALRLDHESHWHSYWINPGTGYPTSLKWTLPEGWTASEIQWPTPAVTRDTNGMITGNGYDDVVYLPVTITPPANLKAGETITLSAEAKWLMCAEVCVPGKAAVSLSLPVQANEPAADPNHGKAIADTLTALPRAIPGLTARASRSGNVVTLRLIAAADIPLPKITKPWFFSTDETIQFDEPQTVRDAAAGEVLAIDLPVSPSLTTPHTQLTGVLRFENGSTTTGLAIDTPITEAPASGLSTLNSQPSTPASASLAGTLVLAFVGGLILNLMPCVFPVLGIKILGFVNQAGADRRKVTLHGLAFAGGVLLSFWTLAGVLAAFRAGGDQLGWGFQLQSPAFVFALAAVMLIFALSLSGVFEFGLRATAVGTGLQAKDGFTGSFFTGVLATVVATPCSAPFLAPALGAALALPIISSFAVFTAIALGLALPYLLLSIFPQAIKALPRPGAWMETFKQAMAFPLYATVGYMVWVLAGQLKSNDTALLSVLLGLTLIAAATWLYGRYATFGAKPARMRIGILGGIILLAAGTWLGWPRPAAPTDIVWQPWSAEAVAKAVAENKTIYVDFTARWCFTCQTNKKVVFSSGEVLKTFREKEVVTLRADWTDEDPKITAELARWNRSAVPFNLIYLPGKPEPVILPELLTPGIVLEAINQTN; from the coding sequence ATGCTTTTTCGCGCTCCTCTCTTTCTGCTGGCCTTCGTTTTCGCCCTGATCGCCCCCGCCGCGCACGGCCAGGTGAAAGCCTCACTCGCCGCCGCTGATCAATCCATCCAACCCGGCCGCGCATTCACGGTCGCCCTGCGCCTCGACCATGAAAGCCACTGGCATTCCTATTGGATCAATCCCGGCACCGGCTACCCCACCTCGCTCAAGTGGACTCTCCCCGAAGGCTGGACCGCTTCCGAAATCCAGTGGCCCACGCCCGCCGTCACCCGCGACACCAACGGCATGATCACCGGCAACGGTTATGATGACGTCGTCTACCTGCCCGTCACGATCACGCCACCCGCCAATCTCAAGGCCGGCGAAACCATCACCCTTTCCGCCGAAGCCAAATGGCTCATGTGCGCCGAGGTCTGCGTGCCCGGCAAGGCCGCCGTCTCGCTCTCCCTGCCCGTGCAGGCCAACGAACCCGCCGCCGACCCGAACCACGGAAAAGCCATCGCCGACACCCTAACCGCCCTCCCCCGCGCGATCCCCGGTCTCACTGCCCGCGCCTCCCGTAGTGGAAATGTGGTGACACTCCGCCTGATCGCCGCCGCCGACATCCCGCTCCCGAAAATCACGAAGCCCTGGTTCTTCTCCACCGACGAAACCATTCAGTTCGACGAACCCCAAACCGTGCGCGATGCCGCAGCCGGCGAAGTGCTCGCCATCGATCTGCCCGTCTCGCCCAGCCTCACGACCCCGCACACCCAGCTCACCGGCGTGCTTCGCTTCGAAAACGGCTCCACGACCACCGGCCTCGCCATCGACACCCCGATCACCGAGGCCCCCGCCTCCGGTCTCTCAACTCTCAACTCTCAACCCTCAACTCCGGCCAGCGCTTCGCTGGCCGGCACCCTCGTCCTCGCCTTCGTCGGCGGCCTCATCCTCAACCTCATGCCCTGCGTCTTCCCCGTGCTCGGCATCAAGATCCTCGGCTTCGTCAACCAGGCCGGCGCCGACCGCCGCAAAGTCACCCTCCACGGCCTCGCCTTCGCCGGCGGCGTGCTCCTCTCCTTCTGGACCCTTGCCGGCGTCCTCGCCGCCTTCCGCGCCGGTGGCGACCAACTCGGCTGGGGCTTCCAGCTCCAGTCACCCGCCTTCGTCTTCGCGCTTGCCGCCGTCATGCTCATCTTCGCCCTCAGCCTGAGCGGCGTCTTCGAGTTCGGACTCCGCGCGACCGCCGTCGGCACCGGCCTGCAAGCCAAAGACGGCTTCACAGGTTCCTTCTTCACCGGAGTCCTCGCCACGGTTGTCGCCACGCCGTGCAGCGCCCCCTTCCTCGCTCCCGCCCTCGGTGCCGCCCTCGCGTTACCAATCATCTCATCGTTCGCCGTCTTCACCGCCATCGCCCTCGGCCTCGCGCTGCCCTACCTGCTGCTTTCGATTTTCCCGCAGGCGATCAAAGCCCTCCCCCGCCCCGGCGCATGGATGGAAACCTTCAAGCAGGCCATGGCATTCCCCTTGTATGCGACCGTCGGATACATGGTCTGGGTGCTCGCCGGACAACTTAAGTCCAACGACACCGCCCTCCTTTCCGTCCTGCTCGGCCTCACCCTGATCGCCGCCGCCACCTGGCTCTACGGACGCTACGCCACCTTCGGCGCAAAACCCGCCCGCATGCGTATAGGTATCCTCGGCGGTATTATCCTCCTGGCCGCCGGCACTTGGCTCGGCTGGCCGCGCCCCGCCGCCCCGACCGACATCGTCTGGCAGCCGTGGAGCGCCGAAGCCGTCGCGAAAGCCGTCGCCGAAAACAAAACCATCTACGTCGATTTCACCGCCCGCTGGTGTTTCACCTGCCAGACCAATAAGAAAGTCGTCTTCAGTTCCGGCGAAGTCCTCAAAACCTTCCGAGAAAAAGAAGTCGTCACCCTGCGCGCCGACTGGACCGACGAAGACCCCAAGATCACCGCGGAATTGGCCCGCTGGAACCGCAGCGCCGTCCCCTTCAACCTGATCTACCTCCCCGGCAAACCAGAGCCTGTCATCCTTCCCGAACTCCTCACCCCCGGCATCGTCCTCGAGGCAATCAATCAGACTAATTGA
- a CDS encoding IclR family transcriptional regulator, whose translation MPLGTAPSANHTLVNGLRLLEIIAAGAEEFSVSELAKDMGLPKSHAHRLLRTLLDAGYVAQSADTHKYRSDFRLLALAGPFAERLPLRVHGGPVLRALSEAAHSSSYIAVPHQGAPLIIMSDLYRGVRPPHALGLGERLVRHATAFGKLFLALKRLPFESGELKRLTPNTITTVRELRSELAGIRRQGYAVNRCENSKDLYSFAAPVFDATGVLQGAIGLAVPPGLVNREGEEHFVGLVLKAAGKLSAQSL comes from the coding sequence ATGCCTCTTGGAACCGCCCCGTCCGCCAATCATACGCTCGTGAATGGATTGCGGCTGCTGGAGATCATCGCGGCCGGGGCGGAAGAGTTTTCCGTGTCGGAACTGGCCAAAGATATGGGCCTGCCGAAAAGCCATGCGCATCGTTTGCTGCGCACGCTGCTGGACGCGGGCTATGTGGCGCAGTCGGCCGACACACATAAATACCGGTCGGATTTCCGGTTACTGGCGCTGGCCGGCCCCTTTGCCGAGCGGCTGCCGTTACGCGTGCACGGCGGGCCGGTGTTGCGGGCCTTGTCCGAGGCCGCGCACAGCAGTTCCTATATCGCGGTGCCGCATCAGGGAGCGCCGTTGATCATCATGAGCGACCTCTATCGCGGTGTGCGTCCGCCGCATGCGCTGGGGTTGGGAGAGCGGTTGGTGCGCCACGCGACGGCATTTGGAAAACTGTTTCTCGCGCTCAAGCGGCTGCCGTTCGAGTCGGGCGAACTGAAGCGACTCACGCCGAATACGATCACCACCGTGCGCGAGCTGAGATCGGAACTCGCCGGCATCCGGCGCCAGGGCTACGCGGTGAACCGGTGCGAGAATAGCAAAGATCTGTATTCGTTTGCGGCCCCAGTTTTCGACGCCACCGGAGTGCTTCAGGGCGCGATTGGGCTGGCGGTGCCACCGGGCTTGGTCAACCGCGAGGGCGAGGAGCATTTCGTCGGATTGGTGCTCAAGGCCGCAGGGAAACTTTCCGCGCAGAGCCTTTAG
- a CDS encoding D-2-hydroxyacid dehydrogenase: MLVDGAMGHRVIFAKERLASVLKAGKSDEGIAEADVVFGQPEPAECLQRAKIKWVAVTSAGYGRYDTPEFLENFKARGSVFSTSSTVFAEPCAQHVMAMMLALGRQLLESYAEQRGDKQWKFFERRSASVLMNGQTVLLLGYGTIARRLTELLAPFGMKIYAVRRKAHSERGVFVISEERVTSVLGEADHVVNLLPDNEATRNYVNARRLAACKPGARFYNIGRGTTVDENALMQALENGKLGAAYLDVFAEEPLPSSSRLWTTRNCFITPHTAGGRSDQDVALVKHFVGNFKKFAEGETGAMDDRVV, encoded by the coding sequence ATGCTGGTGGACGGCGCGATGGGGCATCGGGTGATTTTTGCCAAGGAGCGGCTGGCTTCGGTGCTCAAGGCCGGGAAAAGCGACGAAGGTATCGCGGAGGCAGATGTGGTCTTCGGGCAGCCTGAGCCGGCGGAGTGTTTGCAGCGTGCGAAGATCAAGTGGGTGGCGGTGACGAGCGCGGGTTACGGGCGCTACGACACGCCGGAATTCCTGGAGAATTTTAAGGCGCGCGGGTCGGTGTTCTCGACGAGCTCGACGGTGTTTGCGGAGCCGTGCGCGCAACACGTGATGGCGATGATGTTGGCGCTCGGGCGTCAATTGCTTGAGTCATACGCGGAGCAACGGGGCGACAAGCAGTGGAAGTTTTTCGAGCGGAGGTCGGCGTCGGTATTGATGAACGGGCAGACGGTGCTGCTGCTTGGTTACGGCACGATTGCGCGGCGGCTGACGGAGTTGCTGGCGCCGTTTGGTATGAAGATTTATGCGGTGCGGCGGAAGGCGCACAGCGAGCGCGGCGTGTTTGTGATTTCGGAGGAACGTGTGACGTCGGTGCTCGGCGAGGCGGATCATGTCGTAAACTTGCTCCCGGATAACGAAGCGACGCGGAATTATGTGAACGCGCGGCGGCTGGCGGCGTGCAAGCCGGGCGCGCGTTTCTACAACATCGGACGCGGGACGACGGTGGATGAAAATGCGCTGATGCAGGCGCTGGAAAACGGCAAGCTGGGCGCGGCTTACCTCGATGTATTCGCCGAGGAACCGCTCCCGTCGTCGAGCCGGTTATGGACGACGCGAAATTGTTTTATCACGCCGCACACGGCGGGCGGACGCAGTGACCAGGATGTGGCGCTGGTGAAACATTTCGTGGGAAATTTTAAGAAATTTGCCGAAGGCGAGACGGGCGCGATGGATGACCGTGTGGTGTAG
- a CDS encoding MFS transporter: MSASASAPLIRARLLTLLSYGAMMSLAIGLNLLPVFLTTLSTTYGGAAGLSGEQLGRLGGLAFAGLVVGIVITGPLADRHGAKPFAQFGLALIAISLVAMAFAPTYTLLLFAVFALGLGSGVLDMVLSPIVSALNPANRSVALNWLHSFYCVGAAVTVLAGSLALAAGFGWRGSCLVLLPLPLGLLAAFAPLKFPDLPHESVRTSVRSLFTHRWFQFAAIGIFLGGATELGMAQWLPAYAETSLGFPTWISGGSLLLFSVAMALGRMVVGFAGTRFNSFQLMAWSCASTVVLFILGSFLPIPSLALTACILAGFTGSCLWPTMLAVTADRYPQGGASMFGALAALGNAGGIFMPWLVGLIADHSNLHWGLAISALAPLAMLPLVLRLRAPH, translated from the coding sequence ATGTCCGCTTCCGCATCCGCCCCGCTCATCCGCGCCCGCCTCCTCACGCTGCTCTCCTACGGCGCGATGATGAGCCTCGCCATCGGCCTCAACCTGCTCCCGGTCTTCCTCACCACACTGAGCACGACTTACGGCGGTGCCGCGGGCCTGAGCGGTGAACAACTCGGTCGTCTCGGCGGTCTCGCCTTTGCCGGACTCGTCGTCGGCATCGTCATCACCGGGCCGCTCGCCGACCGCCACGGAGCCAAACCCTTCGCGCAATTCGGCCTCGCGCTCATCGCCATCAGTCTCGTCGCGATGGCCTTCGCGCCCACCTACACGCTGCTCCTCTTCGCCGTCTTTGCCCTCGGTCTCGGATCAGGTGTCCTCGACATGGTGCTCAGTCCCATCGTTTCCGCGCTCAACCCCGCGAACCGTTCCGTCGCCCTCAACTGGTTGCACTCGTTCTACTGCGTGGGTGCCGCCGTCACCGTGCTCGCGGGTTCACTCGCCCTCGCCGCCGGCTTCGGCTGGCGCGGCTCCTGTCTCGTGCTTCTCCCGTTGCCGCTCGGTCTGCTCGCCGCGTTCGCCCCGCTAAAGTTTCCCGATCTTCCGCATGAAAGCGTCCGCACCTCGGTCCGCTCACTCTTCACGCACCGCTGGTTCCAGTTCGCGGCCATCGGCATTTTCCTCGGTGGCGCCACCGAACTCGGCATGGCCCAGTGGCTGCCGGCCTACGCCGAAACTTCCCTCGGTTTCCCCACATGGATCAGCGGAGGTTCACTGCTCCTTTTCTCCGTCGCGATGGCACTCGGCCGCATGGTGGTCGGCTTCGCCGGCACCCGCTTCAACTCCTTTCAACTCATGGCCTGGAGCTGCGCCAGCACGGTGGTGCTTTTCATTCTGGGATCATTTCTTCCGATTCCCTCGCTGGCTCTCACCGCCTGCATACTCGCCGGCTTCACCGGCAGCTGCCTCTGGCCCACGATGCTTGCCGTGACCGCCGACCGTTATCCCCAAGGCGGCGCGAGCATGTTCGGCGCGCTCGCGGCACTCGGCAACGCCGGCGGCATCTTTATGCCCTGGCTCGTCGGTCTGATCGCCGACCACAGCAACCTCCACTGGGGCCTCGCCATCTCCGCCCTCGCCCCCCTCGCGATGCTCCCCCTCGTCCTCCGCCTGCGAGCCCCGCACTAA